One window from the genome of Cryptomeria japonica chromosome 6, Sugi_1.0, whole genome shotgun sequence encodes:
- the LOC131068005 gene encoding vegetative cell wall protein gp1, translated as MAPSRVKVFLFGAIACLYASFCLSENPQKEETVFSVGHSSDKNPFSRASFLSRVSNLMWTNTEKTYEDPVIQMFGEGDENEKIDLLLPGQELNGEQASSFWAAKPPLEQYTPTQSPSSTSPSLAPPSPVPNLPPLVAPTPSSSAQSPSPLPPSASIAPTVPLSPSISPSSTHAPSPTSFPPSTAPSSTPYPFPPSPITPSPYLPPPIFPPSVSPTINPPSILPPILPPPIFPPSVSPPINPPSVLPPIFPPFPSMSPPTFPPSASPSPHVSPPILPPFSSPSPSLPPPIFPPLPPQPPSQSPSPSSSPTPSPVPTSLSPSPTPSVTPPQPSPLPTPTPSPFPTPSSPIPSPSPSPTPSSPTASPPTPIPSPVPTPSKISILTNLIVLNGASLVPDFNPFVFSYKVSFDPNVRRFLVVAYLPEDDEDYKNLLLHIESVPLKSGEKSPPLKLGKRGETVTFHIYVRAVNHAPTTYVLSVTREAGYEGLGTVAIIFVVLACIVGALILMVLGYAAYFYARTGRMPQLRDFPFFRGRHSSLYTPLIASGVTNDDDRL; from the exons ATGGCACCTAGCAGAGTTAAGGTATTTCTATTTGGCGCCATTGCTTGTTTGTATGCGAGCTTTTGTTTATCAGAAAACCCACAAAAGGAAGAAACGGTTTTTTCAGTTGGGCATTCCTCTGACAAAAACCCATTTTCAAGGGCATCATTTCTTTCCCGGGTTTCCAACCTAATGTGGACTAATACTGAAAAAACTTATGAGGATCCTGTGATTCAAATGTTCGGTGAAGGGGATGAAAATGAGAAGATTGATTTGTTACTGCCTGGCCAGGAACTGAATGGAGAACAGGCCTCTTCTTTTTGGGCAGCAAAACCTCCTTTAGAACAATACACTCCCACCCAATCcccatcttcaacatctccctctttAGCACCTCCTAGTCCAGTACCCAATTTACCTCCACTTGTTGCCCCAACACCCTCTTCCTCTGCACAGTCCCCATCTCCATTGCCACCTTCTGCATCCATTGCACCTACAGTCCCTTTGTCCCCTTCAATCTCTCCATCATCAACCCACGCTCCTTCACCAACCTCCTTTCCCCCGTCCACAGCACCTTCATCTACTCCTTATCCATTCCCACCATCACCAATCACCCCTTCCCCTTATCTGCCACCCCCTATCTTTCCTCCATCTGTTTCACCAACCATCAATCCTCCCTCTATATTGCCACCTATCTTGCCACCCCCTATCTTCCCTCCCTCTGTTTCACCACCCATCAATCCTCCCTCTGTTTTGCCACCTATCTTTCCACCGTTTCCCTCTATGTCACCTCCCACTTTTCCACCCTCTGCATCTCCTTCACCCCATGTGTCACCTCCAATCCTTCCGCCCTTTTCATCACCTTCCCCTTCTCTGCCCCCTCCCATCTTTCCACCCCTTCCACCCCAACCTCCTTCTCAATCACCCTCTCCCTCATCTTCACCCACTCCTTCCCCAGTCCCAACCTCACTGTCTCCTTCTCCTACTCCATCTGTCACTCCACCACAACCCTCGCCTTTGCCGACTCCCACACCTTCTCCTTTTCCAACGCCTTCAAGCCCCATACCTTCTCCATCTCCTTCTCCAACACCTTCAAGCCCCACAGCAAGTCCTCCGACCCCAATCCCTTCACCAGTTCCTACTCCATCGAAAATATCAATACTCACAAATTTGATAGTTTTAAATGGAGCATCGCTAGTCCCTGACTTCAATCCCTTTGTATTCAGCTACAAAGTATCATTTGACCCCAATGTCAGAAGATTTCTTGTCGTTGCGTACCTTCCTGAAGATGACGAG GATTACAAGAATCTGTTGTTGCACATAGAGTCTGTACCATTGAAATCCGGAGAAAAGAGCCCACCATTGAAACTTGGCAAAAGAGGAGAAACTGTAACATTCCACATATATGTGAGAGCAGTCAATCATGCCCCTACCACATACGTGCTGTCTGTCACCAGAG AAGCTGGCTATGAAGGGCTAGGAACTGTTGCAATTATATTTGTGGTCTTGGCATGCATAGTGGGAGCTCTGATTCTCATGGTACTTGGTTATGCTGCATATTTCTATGCACGTACTGGAAGAATGCCGCAACTAAGAGATTTCCCATTTTTTAGAGGAAGACATAGCAGTCTTTATACTCCTCTTATAGCATCAGGAGTTACTAATGATGATGATAGACTCTGA